One Pyrus communis chromosome 4, drPyrComm1.1, whole genome shotgun sequence genomic region harbors:
- the LOC137732214 gene encoding mitochondrial outer membrane protein porin 4 — protein MGSSPAPFSDIGKSAKDLLTKDYNFDQKFTLSVVGSTGLGLTANGLKRDEIFIGDVNTLYKSRNTTVDVKVDTYSNVATKVTLSDVLPCTKVALSFRIPDHKSGKLDVQYLHPHAALDSSIGLNPTPLLELSGTIGSKDLSLGAEIGFDTTSSLLTKYNAGISFNKPDFSAALLLMDKGQTLKASYIHAVDSLNGNTVAAELTHRFSTYENSFTLGSSHVIDPFNVVKTRFSDNGKAGLLWQREWRPKSLITVSTEYDSKALNASPKVGLALALKP, from the exons ATGGGTAGCAGTCCAGCACCATTTTCAGATATTGGCAAGAGTGCAAAAG ATCTATTGACCAAAGATTACAACTTTGACCAGAAGTTTACCCTGTCGGTGGTTGGCTCTACTGGGCTG GGACTTACAGCTAATGGTTTGAAGAGGGATGAAATTTTCATTGGTGATGTAAACACTCTGTACAAGAGCAGAAACACTACTGTGGATGTGAAAGTTGATACTTATTCTAAt GTAGCTACAAAAGTGACTCTGAGTGATGTCTTGCCATGCACAAAAGTAGCATTGAGCTTCAGAATACCTGATCACAAATCTGGCAAG CTGGATGTGCAATACCTTCATCCTCATGCGGCCCTTGATTCCAGCATAGGCCTGAACCCAACCCCTCTTTTAGAACTATCAGGGACAATTGGAAGTAAGGATCTTAGTTTGGGTGCTGAAATTGGATTTGACACAACATCCTCTTTGTTGACCAAATACAATGCTGGGATCAGCTTTAACAAGCCAGATTTCTCTGCAGCACTTTTGCT GATGGACAAAGGACAGACATTGAAGGCATCGTACATTCATGCTGTTGATTCCTTAAATGGAAATACAGTTGCTGCCGAACTGACCCACAGATTTTCCACCTACGAGAACAGTTTTACCCTTGGAAGCTCTCACGTAATTGATCCATTCAATGTAGTAAAAACACGGTTCTCTGACAATGGGAAAGCTGGCTTGCTATGGCAGCGTGAATGGAGACCAAAGTCACTAATAACAGTTTCAACTGAGTACGACTCAAAGGCTCTTAATGCATCCCCAAAGGTAGGTCTTGCCCTCGCGCTCAAGCCTTGA